The following are encoded together in the Ignavibacteriales bacterium genome:
- a CDS encoding serine hydrolase, whose product MGKHRHAHALDPHHVWSSRIPVVWSVVSALLVASITFFITRGIYSTGPVLASRHEPSNPDQSEYQIKRIADARFIRPLFSAKPLHEYDGYHGIRSSVANLIQYYVGQGIISSASFYMRDFDKSNWTALNQNEKYLPGSILKIAVLMTILKYEEEHPGFLDGTVPFIFNFKYAIPKNQSILSNRIEFGKRYSRRDLLKYMIEYSDNNASELLWLGMDKAIFTRMFEEFGLPKPNLTGNDIPLSAVDCSMFMETLFNATYLNIKQSEFAIDLLSRTSFKDGIVKGIPGENLLIAHKFGESGTAKYKELHETGILYLEDRPYLITIMTRGKEDVDYPKLATVIQGISRTIYYGLMKK is encoded by the coding sequence ATGGGCAAGCACCGACATGCTCATGCTTTGGACCCGCATCACGTTTGGTCTTCTCGAATTCCGGTCGTTTGGTCCGTAGTCTCGGCACTTCTCGTGGCCTCAATTACGTTCTTTATTACCCGCGGTATCTACTCAACGGGTCCCGTTCTGGCGTCCCGGCATGAGCCATCGAATCCCGACCAATCTGAGTATCAAATCAAGCGGATCGCAGATGCGAGATTCATCCGGCCGCTGTTCTCCGCAAAACCGTTGCATGAATATGACGGATATCACGGCATCAGAAGCTCTGTCGCAAACCTGATTCAGTATTATGTCGGGCAGGGAATAATCTCTTCGGCATCGTTCTACATGAGAGATTTTGACAAGTCGAATTGGACGGCACTCAACCAGAACGAAAAATACCTCCCGGGTTCCATCCTGAAAATTGCCGTGCTCATGACGATACTGAAGTACGAAGAGGAGCATCCGGGTTTTCTCGATGGTACCGTACCGTTCATCTTCAATTTCAAGTATGCCATTCCCAAGAACCAGTCCATTCTCTCGAATCGGATAGAATTCGGCAAACGCTATTCTCGCCGTGACCTGTTGAAATACATGATAGAATATTCGGACAACAACGCCAGTGAACTCTTGTGGCTCGGGATGGACAAGGCGATCTTCACAAGGATGTTTGAAGAATTTGGTTTGCCGAAGCCGAACCTGACAGGAAACGACATCCCACTCTCTGCCGTGGACTGTTCGATGTTTATGGAAACGCTGTTTAATGCAACCTATCTGAACATCAAGCAGTCAGAATTTGCGATCGATTTACTCTCAAGAACATCGTTCAAAGATGGCATCGTCAAAGGGATCCCGGGTGAAAACCTCTTGATCGCTCATAAATTCGGCGAGTCTGGCACCGCGAAGTACAAAGAACTTCATGAGACTGGGATTCTCTATCTGGAGGACCGCCCTTACCTCATTACTATTATGACGAGGGGAAAAGAGGATGTCGACTATCCCAAGTTGGCAACCGTCATCCAGGGCATTTCAAGGACTATATACTACGGATTGATGAAGAAGTGA